The Nicotiana tomentosiformis chromosome 2, ASM39032v3, whole genome shotgun sequence genome includes the window GTCATCTAATATAGACCgttatagttgtatccttgtagtccttaagatttgtaccaattctcattgtgttataatgaaacttttttaccttttattctctttgtttatttgatcgtcttgcctaattataatccacatagtcttaagttcgaccgggacccacagttgtagacctcgaagagtgcctaacaccttctctttgaggtaatttgaacccttacccgatctttggtggcgttgactagtcaaacagagttatctgcataataggtgccctaacgcaccttaaaattattaggtggcgactcttcttcttttaacactctatctcccatccaaaagagttatcacacgtcgaagcccgctttcgcgagaGAAAGGGGCGAGACAGGTTCATATACAAACAAATatggtgtaatgacccgaccggtcattttgctttctataaccctgttctcctaaataagacttctcgtacgtgcttttattgttttatgacttgtggggatggttagtttgggatttggaagagttcagGTTGAAAttgaaacacttggttccttaagttggccctaaaaggctaagtttgacttcggtcaacattttgagtaaacaaactCGAAATCAgtatttgacagttccaataggttcgtatggtgattttgtacttggccGTATGTTTGGATTGGGCTGTGGAAGAAtcaggagcgttttggcgcttaatagtaaaagtttatccttgaaggttttagaagttctttaaatttggtttggagcggtttttggtgatatcgaggtccaaatggaattccgaGAACGGGAATAGTTCTGCAacgtcatttaagacttgcacacaaaatttggtgtcattccgagtagtctaagtatgtttcggcgcattggaagtaaattgaagaacttgaagttcataagtttgattctattggttttggggtgtgattcttagttttaatgttttttcgggcattccgagagttcgaacgagtccgttttatgatttcaaacttgtttgtatgttcgaacggggaccgggggccccgagtgtcaatcggacgaggctcggaccaagttggaaatttgaaagcAACAGCTAAAGCTCCCAGGTGTtgtcataatcgcacatgcgcttggccagccgcaggtgcgagctagcagaagcggccaaggaggGGCAGCACAGGATCTGCAGGTGCGCCCCAACCTTCATAGAaaagggatcgcagaagcgggaccccatccgcagaagcggagccagcCTGCCTGGGCACTTCCGCAAAAGCAAACTTTTGTCCGCAGAAGAGACAACGCAGGTGCGGCCCtacgaccgcaggtgcgagattgctGGAGGCAATGAGGTCTCTTTTAAAACGGGACTTAGTcattttggctcatttatttccattgttgggcgattttggagctcttaaagaggggatttcacctaggactttgaggtaagtaatttctatacaatgtgtgttaaatacatagtttatgggtagattataacatgtaaatcagtgaaaattttgggtttagatgaaaacctagatttttgataaaaatgagatttaatcaTAAAATTCGTTATGGAAcctagtaaaaatcatatatttgagttcatgatgttatgagtaacaactttcttcaaatatttcctgaatccgggcacgtgggtctgagggtgaattttaggaatgttGCAAATAGGCTGGGGAAATCACTTTCATAGTTGGGATATGAACTTTTAAgtgtgtattaattattttaaataatatttgactagtggCGAGTCGTTTGGcgccaaattgagggtttgagaataatcttggaccggaaagtaggccttgagacgaggtaagtctcttttctcaccttgtaagagggaattaaccccataggtgaacttaatcatTATGTACTTCTATTTATGGGGGCCAtgtacgtacgaagtgacgagaatccatgcgtagctactattcatacttatgtccgagtagatttaggcttacaccatgtttTTGTTGATATCGTTGCTTGGTTATGCTTACTAATTGTTTGGATTAAAGCGGAGGGtgaggatttcaatattttaaatgttcctagctgaatttcttattttgaaaaagaattgagaaatattatgataagttgagaaaatctatattcaactgcttcgcaagtatattccgcgagtgAGGTAAATTtttactactctcatgggagcgagtcgttcgcctcggcaggttaattgatGTTTCTATGGTTcgggtcgttcgaccctcggcagtatacagtatgtttatatgtatatttggatcgggtcgtacgtcctcggcataattcgtccATAAAGATATTGGAACCCCATTATATTTAATATTGTTCCATggacttgaaaggtgaaaggaTTGGACAAGAAAaatgacttggttcttacttgaaatgaaagaattgtttacttattttccTGCACTGAGTTCTATTATCAttttatatatcatgtttaattagaacttcatactattatatttttggcccatagtaagtgtcgaagtcgacccttcgtcatgacttcttcgaggttagactagatacttactgggtacatgttgtttatgtactcacgctatacttttgcacttgatgtgcagtatCTGAGGCAGTTGCATCTGGTTATTAGTCTGGCGCGCACGCTTGACTTTCGGTCCGAGACCAcatggtgagctgcccttccgagccgttcagcagcagccggagtctctcttttgatttatttcctgtctattctatttcagacagtagagtAGAGATCTTTTGTATATCCTACTAgtagcccacacacttgtgacaccagatcttggcacacactagtagacttgtgatTTTGGTTTTATTCCTATGGCCATAAATACATTCAGTTGCTTTcgttttattaatttaaatctgTTTCTTACTAAACCTATTAAGTTAAGGAAAGttatttactttaaaaaaaacttATTGAAATGGGAAACTCACTAGATTGTTCACTGTTGGCATGCCTAgcaatggtgttgggcgccatcacggcctataatgaAATTGGttcgtgataacatggtatcagatcactaggtttacgtaggtctcacaagttataggcaggcctaatagagtcttatggatcggtgcagagacgtccgtacttatcttcgagaggctataggttgTTAGGAAACTACTTTTTATTCATCtcatatcgtgcagttgatggtgtGCTAAGTTTCTTCTtttactctctcacagatggtgagaacaagCACGGCAGATGTTTCAGACCcgagaggagctgctccccctgttgctataggtcgaggcagaggccgggggagggcatcgtcctgaggtaggggacgaggacgtcccagagcTGCCCCAGTTGCACCACCAACCGGTCCAGTggaggatttcattgatgaggagcagggcgaggtgcccgcagcagagccagccccgattgatttcatgtcagcaccgggctttcaggaggtaaTGGGCCGTATACTGCGGTTTATGGATTCTAAGACCCAGGTCGGTTTATTTtcgcagacccagccacatctcaggcgggagggggagcacagacccctactgctcaagATCCTGGGCATCCAACTGtagtatatcagaccccgggtacactacccgtgggcagagcccagccagttgcagcagttgtacctgagcccagaccagctgcgaccgacgagccgcagaagctactgggtagatggaccaggcttcaccctctggtctttgggggtgagcgacatgaggatgcCCGAGacttcattgataggtgcagggacaaACTACACAACATGAGCATATTGGAATCTCACGaggtggatttcactacctttcagttagAGGGCAGAGCACGTaggtggtggaagtcttatctccTTGGCAGACTAGCAGGTTCTCCTCCTATaacttgggaccagtttacacACCTATTCCTGGaaaggtatattccaccctctcagagggaagagttgcggcttcagtttgagcagctccagcagggtcagctgtcaatgaccgattatgaggcgagattctttgagttgtctcgccatgcacttatgatacttcccacTGAGGCGGAGctagtgcggaggtttgttgcggggttgcactcTAGTATTCAGGATAGTATGGCttgggaggttgagatggggacttcttatcagttggtagtggagattgctcggcGGATTGAGGGTTACTATCAGAGAGGTAAAGAGCAGATGCAGCGGGACAAGAGGTCCTGtttttctggagagttcagaggtgccccagctgggggtagaggtcattttgggaggggtcagcccagcaggcccccatattctgcaccaccacctcctcggagTATTCCAGCGTGACCCTACTTCAGTGCCATGCCGTagagttcttaccgcccgccagctattcagggttcttctagtgggtactccggtcatcagggttcttccagtgtctattttagtgccatgccagagagttcataccgccTACCCGCTCTTCAGGGTTCTCCCGGTAGGTATTcgggccatcagggtcagacttcagggcagCAGTCTACCACTCtgagaggttgttatgagtgcggcgATCCTAGTCACATGAAGAGAcattgccccaggcttcggggcaaggtagTGCAGCATGGTCAGCAGCCCATAGTTACAGCATCAGTAGCCGCACCAGCTATCCAGCCACCCAGAggcagagggcaggtgggtaggggtcgtcccagaggtggaggtcaggtaggCGGGGGCCAGCCAGGTGGCGCTctagccagattctatgctttttcggccagactaGATGCATTGGCcttagatgccgtgatcacaggtattatttctgtctgtggtagggaagcttcagtactatttgatctagggtctacctATTTGTAtatgtcatctctgtttgctcattttctggatattcctcgtgagtccttgagtactcctgtttatgtgtccactcctatgggcgattctgttgttgtggatcagatctatcagtcctgtgtggtcacattctaTGGATACGAGACTAGAGCGAATCTTTTGCttcttgatatgaccgactttgaggtcatcatgggcatggactggctatcctcatatcatgccatccttgattgccatgccaagactgttaccctagcgatgccagagttgcctagattagagtggaagggtttgtctgtcagtacatctagtcaggttatctcttttatgaaggctcgacacatggtcgaaaagggttgtttggcttatctagcctatattCGAGACACTACTGTAGAGTCTCCGAtgattgattcagtaccagtagtccgggagttctctgaTATGTTTCTTTCTGATCCTcgaggcatgccaccagatcatgatatcgacttctgtattgacttggctccaggcacccagcctatatctatcccactgtaccgtatggctccgaaagagttgaaggagttgaaggagcagcttgaggagttgctagcaaaggggttcgtcatgCCAAGCGTATCACCTCGGGGTGCCCCaatgctatttgtgaagaagaaagatgggactctatggatgtgcattgattaccacgagttgaacaaagttaccatcaagaacaagtacccattgccgtgtattgatgatttatttgaccagttgtagggtgctagggtgttctgtAAGATTTTCTTGAGGTTgcggtaccatcagttgaagattcgggactcggatgttccgaagactgcttttcatactagatatggccattatgagtttctggtgatgttcttcggcttgactaacaccccagcggcatttatggacttgatgaacaggGCGTTCAGAccttatattgattcgtttgtcattgtcttcattaatgacattttgatttactcacgtagcatggaggagcacgagcagcacttgagagtggtgcttcagaccttgcggaaacagaagctatatgctaaattctccaagtgtgagttttggttagattctgtggaattcttggggcatgttgtgacaggcgagggtattaaagtggatcccaagaagattgaggcagttcagagttggcctcgtcctacttcggcgactgagatcacgagcttcttggggttagcaggttattattgtcggttcatggagggcttctcatctagtgcagcacctttgactagattgacccagaagggtgctcagtttcgttggtccgatgattatgAGAGTAGCTTCCTGAAGCTCAAGATAAATTTGACTACAACACTAGTCCTattgttgccttccggttcggggatgtataatgtgtattgcgacgcttcacgcattggcttgggttgcaTATTGATGCAGGagaggcgagttattgcatatgcctcaCGGAAGCTGAATccctatgagaagaattatcctgtgcacgatttggagttggccgcgattgttcatgctcttaatatctggaggcattatctttatggggtgtcctgtgaggtttacactgatcatcgcagcttgcagtatttgttcaagcaaagggatctaaatttgaggcagcttaggtggcttgagttactgaaggactatgacatcaccattctttatcatccgggcaaggcgaatgtggtcgtGGATGCCCTAAGCGGGAAGGCAgggagtatgggtagcttggaattcatttcagcagaggagataCCACTGGCCTAGGACATTCAGATACCACTGGCCTAGGACATTCAGATTTTGGCTAAGAGACTTGTGagtttggatatttcagagcccagccaagttcttgcatgcgtcattgcccagtcttcactattggagcagatcaaggctcgacagtttgatgatccgtaCTTGACGATTCTTAGAGAGACAGTACTGCAgggtagtgccaaggaggttttTATCGGCGAGGAGATgtcctgcgactccagggtcatctatgtgttccaaatgttgatggcttgagggagaggattctagaggaggcgcacagttctcaatattccattcatccaggtgctatgaagatgtactGCGACCCGAGGTAGCATTGTTGGTGGctgcggatgaagaaagacatagttaaGTACGTAgctagatgcctaaattgccagcatgttaaatatgagcaccagaggccaggtggcctactccagtagatgactattcctgagtggaagttgGAGTGcgttactatggacttcgtagttgggttgccacagaCCTtatggaagtttgatgcagtttgggttattgtagaccgattgaccaagtcggcatatttcattcctgtgatgactacgtatacttcaaagagattggcctagatttatatctAGGAGATAGTTCGACTGCCTGGCAtacctgtttccatcatatcagacagaGGACCTcaatttacttcgcatttctggagagcagtacagagtgagttggggacccgtgtagagttCAGCACTGCATTTCATctacagaccgacgggcagtcggagcggacagttcagatcttggaggacatgctcagagcatgtgtgattgactttgggggacattgggatcggttcttgcctttggacgagtttgcttacaacaacagttatcagtccagcatcgagatggctccatttgaggctttatatggtcagcgatgtcgttctcccatcggatggtttgagcccggcgaggctaagttatatgttactgatttggtgaaggatgccttggaaaaggtaaagtagattcaggagcgacttcgcacagcacagtccagacagaagagttacgcagatcggAAGgcatgtgatttatcatttatggtgggcgagaaggttctcttaaaagtctcgccgatgaaggggattatgagattcaggaagaagggcaagttgagcccaaggtttataggcccatttgaggtgttgagacgagttagggaggctgcttatgagcttgctttgcctctcagtctatcaggggttcatccgattttccatgtgtctatgctccggaggtatcatgctgaCTTGTCACATGTATTAaacttcagcacgattcagttagatgagagcttgggttatgaggagaagCTAGTTTCCATTATGAATAGGCAGGTccgccaattgaggtccaagaagatttctgcggtaaaagtCCAGAGGAGGGgccaaccggtcgaggaggcgacttgggagttcGAGGAGGACATGCGAAGGAGATATCTACACTTATTTAGCATTTCAGGTATGATTTTGAACCCGTTCGaagacgaatgtttgtttaagaggtggagaatataacgacccgaccggtcgttttgctttctagaaccccgttcccctaaataagactttttgtacatgcttttactgttttatgacttacggggatggttagttcgggatttggaagagttcggattgaaatcgaaacacttggttccttaagttagccctaaaaggctaagtttgactttggtcaacatttttagtaaacgacctcggaatcaggatttgacagttccaataggttcatatggtgatttcggacttgggcgtatgtttggatcgggctttggatgacccgggagcgtttcggcacttaatagtgaaagtttatccttgaaggttttagaagttctttaaatttggtttggaacggGTTTTGGTGATATTGAGATCCAAATGGAATTCtgagaccgggaatagttctgtaacgtcatttaagacttgcacgcaaaatttggtgtcattccaagtagtttaagtatgttttggcacattgggagtaaattgaagaacttaaagttcataagtttgattcaattggttttggggtgtgattcttagttttaatgttgtttcgggcattccgagagttcgagccagtctgttttatgattccaaacttgttggtatgttcgggcggggccctaCGGGTcctgagtgtcaatcggacgaggctcggaccaagttgaaaatttggaagcaacagctgaagctcccagctgctgtcaaaatcgcacctgcgcttggccagccgcaagTTCGAGCTCATAGAAGCGAGCCAAAGCTCGCAGAAATGGCCAAGGAGGGGCAGCCCATGATCCGCAGGTGCGCCCCAACCTCCGCAGAagtgggatcgcagaagcgggaccccgtccgcagaagcggagccaacCTTCCTGGGcacttccgtagaagcggactttTATCCGCAGAAGCGACAATGCAGGTGCGGCCCTGCGACCACAGGTGCGAGATCGCTAGAGGCAGTGAGGTCTCTTTTAAAACGGGACTTAGTCATTTTGGCTTATTTATTTTCATTGTTGAGCAATTTTCGAGCTCTTACAGAGGGGAtctcacctagcactttgagataagtaatttctatacaatgtgtGTTATATAcgtagtttatgggtagattataacatgtaaatcaGTAAAATTtttgggtttaggtgaaaacctaggtttttgataaaaatgagatttaatcatgaaattcgttatggaacctagtaaaaattatatatttgagctcatgatgttatgggtaacaactttcttcaaaaattttcaaaatccatgcacgtgggtccgggggtgaattttaggaatgttGCAAATAGGCTGGGAAAATCACTTTGATAGTTGGGATATAAATTTTTAAgcgtgtattaattattttaaataacatttgactagttgtGAGTCGTTTGAtgccaaattgagggtttgggcacaatcttggaccggaaagtaggccttaagacgaggtaagtctcttttcgaatcttgtaagagggaattaaccccataggtgaatttaatcattatgtacttctatttgtgggggctacgtacgtacgaagtgacgagagtccgtgcataactactatttatgcttatgtccgggtagatttaggcttacaccatatTTTTGTTGATATCGTTGCTTGGTTATGCTTACTAATTGTTTGGATTAAAGCGGAGGGtgaggatttcaatattttaaaggatcctaactgaatttcttattttgaaaaagaattgagaaatattatgataacttgagaaaatctatattcaaccgcttcgcaagtatattccgcgagtgGGGTAAATTtttactactctcatgggagcgggtcgttcgcctcggcaggttaattgatGTTTCTATGGTTtgggtcgttcgaccctcggtagtgcacagtatgtttatatgtatatttggatcgggtcgtacgtcctcggcataattcgtccGTAAAGATATTGGAACCTCGTTATATTTAATATTGTTCCATggacttgaaaggtgaaaggaTTGGACAAGAGAaatgacttggttcttacttgaaatgaaagaattgtttacttattttccTGTACTGAGTTCTATTATCAttttatatatcatgtttaattagaa containing:
- the LOC138905276 gene encoding uncharacterized protein; the encoded protein is MSILESHEVDFTTFQLEGRARRWWKSYLLGRLAGSPPITWDQFTHLFLERYIPPSQREELRLQFEQLQQGQLSMTDYEARFFELSRHALMILPTEAELVRRFVAGLHSSIQDSMAWEVEMGTSYQLVVEIARRIEGYYQRGKEQMQRDKRSCFSGEFRGAPAGGRGHFGRGQPSRPPYSAPPPPRSIPA